A region of Streptomyces sp. WMMC500 DNA encodes the following proteins:
- a CDS encoding helix-turn-helix domain-containing protein translates to MTGSPDSPVDEESCHRILRALDIIGVRWTGPILLAGARGARRFKEYRALVPGISDPQLSLRLKQLQSRGLMERTVVPSTPVQIMYALTPDAEELISALQPLSRWSERNSLREARRDAEQPPASPGSTGSLRG, encoded by the coding sequence GTGACTGGATCGCCTGACTCCCCTGTCGACGAGGAGAGCTGCCACCGCATCCTGCGCGCGCTCGACATCATCGGGGTCCGCTGGACCGGACCGATCCTGCTCGCCGGGGCCCGGGGTGCCCGCCGGTTCAAGGAGTACCGCGCTCTGGTCCCGGGCATCTCGGACCCGCAGCTGTCACTGCGACTCAAGCAGTTGCAGAGCCGCGGGCTCATGGAACGCACAGTCGTCCCCAGCACGCCGGTCCAGATCATGTACGCCCTCACTCCTGACGCTGAAGAGCTGATCTCCGCCCTTCAGCCGTTGTCGCGCTGGAGCGAACGAAACTCCCTGCGCGAAGCGAGACGTGACGCGGAACAACCCCCTGCCTCACCCGGATCCACCGGCTCGCTTCGCGGTTGA
- a CDS encoding AfsR/SARP family transcriptional regulator, translating to MALGSPQQRVVLAALLLRRGRPVTVAELIDAVWGDELPPAAVSVLRTYASRLRKVLEPGHAVGASPQVIVSTADGYLARVPQHALDLGVFEQRVAEAKRLRDTGRAPAAADMLRAALDGWQGVPLAGLPGPLAEAERSRLAELRLTALEARLEVDVRLGRHGEVIAELGVLTGEYPLRERLCHLLMLALYRSGRQAEALAAYRSTRRILATELGIDPGASLQELHHRILTADTSLHPPPVRQEAVQEVLPAARQAAGPEQLPPDLTAPDGADAGADPVVEQSARPAQLPADLAAFTGRHIELAQVEALLPDGGVVPPAVVISAIGGMGGIGKTALAVHWAHRVAHRYPDGQLYINLRGFDPVGSPVSSAEAIRIFLDALGVPAQRIPADVEAQAALYRTLLAGRRVLVVLDNARDSEQVRPLLPGAPGCLVIVTSRSRLTGLVVNNGAQPLTLSPLTPAEAHDFLVRRLGAARLATEPRAAEEILERCARLPLALAIVAARAATRPEFPLGAIAEELREGRNSLDAFAGGDLGADVRAVFATSYEALSVPAARLFRLLGLHSGPDLSAPAAAALAGVALREARELLTELTRAHLLTEHVPGRYTLHDLLRVHAGERVQAQETRAERERASERLLCWYLHTADAAYPHLTPHRQRIPLMFPPAGCRPLTFTAHGRALEWCETERPNLVAAVHQAVAAGRPGIAWRLAAALWGFCLLRSHLHDWLDIATTSLDAVRDGDDRVGQAWSHGDVAAALTAMHRFDEAVTHLRRSMTLWQELGDTQGETRTMSHLGHTYLQAGRPDEAVEYCRRGLALHRASGNPWGQGVALGNLGDACQRLGRYDEATGHLQEALTILRATGNRWVEGATLDVLGTIHHRLHRHHEAIDHYHQALQVHRDIGNVSAEGDTLGHLGDVLLDVGDPEAAHTTWRQALAVYEAIDHPDTDQIRGKLHRLGQCTEGVAVT from the coding sequence GTGGCGCTGGGTTCGCCGCAGCAGCGTGTGGTGCTGGCGGCGTTGTTGCTGCGGCGCGGGCGGCCTGTCACCGTCGCCGAACTCATCGACGCCGTGTGGGGTGATGAGCTGCCGCCCGCGGCGGTGTCGGTGCTGCGCACCTATGCGTCGCGTCTGCGCAAGGTGCTCGAACCCGGGCACGCCGTCGGCGCGTCCCCGCAGGTGATCGTCTCGACCGCGGACGGATACCTTGCCCGCGTACCCCAACACGCCCTGGACCTCGGCGTGTTCGAGCAGCGGGTCGCCGAGGCGAAGCGGCTGCGCGATACCGGCCGGGCGCCGGCCGCGGCGGATATGCTGCGCGCCGCGCTGGACGGGTGGCAGGGTGTGCCGCTGGCCGGCCTGCCCGGGCCGCTGGCGGAGGCCGAGCGTTCCCGGCTGGCGGAGCTGCGGCTCACCGCGCTGGAGGCCCGGCTGGAGGTCGATGTCCGGCTCGGACGGCACGGCGAGGTGATCGCCGAGTTGGGCGTGCTGACCGGTGAGTACCCGCTGCGCGAACGGCTGTGCCATCTGTTGATGCTGGCGCTGTACCGGTCCGGACGGCAGGCCGAGGCACTGGCGGCGTATCGCAGCACACGCCGCATCCTGGCCACGGAACTGGGCATCGACCCCGGCGCGTCACTGCAGGAGCTGCACCACCGCATCCTCACCGCCGACACCTCCCTCCACCCTCCCCCCGTACGGCAAGAGGCCGTGCAGGAGGTGCTCCCGGCCGCCAGGCAGGCGGCCGGGCCCGAGCAGCTCCCCCCGGACCTCACTGCTCCCGATGGGGCCGACGCGGGGGCGGACCCGGTCGTCGAGCAGTCGGCTCGCCCGGCGCAACTGCCCGCCGACCTCGCTGCGTTCACCGGTCGGCACATCGAACTGGCGCAGGTCGAGGCGTTGTTGCCGGATGGCGGGGTGGTGCCGCCGGCGGTGGTGATCAGCGCGATCGGAGGCATGGGGGGTATCGGGAAGACCGCTTTGGCCGTGCACTGGGCGCACCGGGTCGCCCACCGCTATCCGGACGGGCAGCTGTACATCAACCTGCGCGGCTTCGACCCGGTCGGCTCTCCGGTTTCGTCGGCTGAGGCGATTCGGATCTTCCTGGATGCGCTGGGTGTTCCCGCGCAGCGCATCCCCGCTGACGTGGAGGCTCAGGCAGCGCTGTACCGCACCTTGCTGGCCGGCCGGCGGGTGCTCGTGGTGCTGGACAATGCCCGGGACAGTGAACAGGTGCGGCCGTTGCTGCCGGGTGCGCCGGGTTGTCTGGTGATCGTGACCAGCCGCAGCCGGCTCACCGGTCTGGTCGTCAACAACGGGGCGCAGCCGCTGACGCTGAGCCCGCTGACACCGGCTGAGGCACACGACTTTCTGGTGCGCCGCCTCGGAGCCGCGCGGCTGGCGACGGAACCGCGGGCGGCGGAGGAGATACTTGAGCGGTGCGCCCGGCTGCCGCTGGCGCTGGCGATCGTCGCGGCGCGGGCGGCCACGCGCCCCGAGTTCCCGCTGGGTGCCATCGCCGAGGAGTTGCGCGAGGGGCGGAACAGCCTCGACGCCTTTGCCGGGGGCGATCTCGGCGCGGATGTACGGGCGGTCTTCGCCACTTCGTACGAGGCGCTGTCGGTGCCCGCCGCCCGGCTGTTCCGGCTGCTGGGCCTGCATTCGGGGCCCGATCTCTCCGCGCCCGCGGCGGCTGCGCTGGCCGGGGTGGCACTGCGCGAAGCCCGCGAACTGCTGACCGAGCTCACACGCGCCCACCTGCTCACCGAGCACGTACCGGGGCGCTACACCCTGCACGACCTGCTGCGTGTCCACGCCGGCGAGCGGGTGCAGGCGCAGGAAACACGGGCGGAGCGGGAACGGGCGTCTGAGCGGCTGCTGTGCTGGTATCTGCACACCGCGGACGCCGCCTACCCGCATCTGACCCCGCATCGGCAGCGGATCCCGCTGATGTTTCCGCCAGCCGGCTGTCGTCCGCTGACGTTCACCGCGCACGGCCGGGCGCTGGAGTGGTGCGAGACCGAGCGCCCCAACCTGGTCGCCGCGGTGCACCAGGCCGTAGCAGCCGGCCGACCGGGTATCGCGTGGCGGCTGGCCGCGGCACTGTGGGGGTTCTGCCTCCTCCGCAGCCACCTGCACGACTGGCTCGACATCGCCACCACCTCGCTCGACGCCGTCCGCGACGGCGACGACCGGGTGGGTCAGGCATGGAGTCACGGCGACGTGGCCGCCGCGCTGACTGCGATGCACAGATTCGACGAAGCCGTCACCCACCTCCGCCGGTCGATGACCCTCTGGCAAGAACTCGGGGACACCCAGGGCGAAACCCGGACCATGTCCCACCTGGGCCACACCTACCTCCAGGCGGGCCGGCCCGACGAGGCCGTCGAATACTGCCGCCGGGGCCTGGCACTCCACCGCGCCAGCGGCAACCCCTGGGGCCAGGGCGTCGCCCTGGGCAACCTCGGCGACGCCTGCCAGCGACTCGGCCGCTACGACGAGGCCACCGGCCACCTCCAGGAGGCACTGACCATCCTCCGCGCCACCGGCAACCGCTGGGTCGAAGGCGCCACACTCGACGTCCTCGGCACCATCCACCACCGCCTCCACCGCCACCACGAGGCTATCGACCACTACCACCAGGCTCTTCAGGTGCACCGCGACATCGGCAACGTCTCGGCCGAGGGTGACACCCTCGGCCACCTCGGCGATGTCCTCCTCGACGTCGGCGATCCCGAAGCCGCCCACACCACCTGGCGACAAGCGCTCGCCGTCTACGAAGCGATCGACCACCCCGACACCGATCAGATCCGGGGGAAACTCCACCGCCTCGGTCAATGCACGGAGGGGGTGGCAGTCACATGA
- a CDS encoding penicillin-insensitive murein endopeptidase, with amino-acid sequence MRKTTTRTNRPLFRTAALIAAVAALILGLGAPANAYPQAAFPTQSTGNRGTDVLALQHLLTGQGIAVSADGIFGPATNIAVRQFQTAKGLGVDGIVGPQTWGALTPTIRQGDTGGAVRALQAALNAKRGAGLPVSGTFDAATTSAVRTFQGHAGIGVDGIVGPVTWKNLLWHYENTSFGSTMCGQSPDGNANAHWGTSAAVAQLEAAAASFAGTGNGKLPVGDIGFEHGGDIPGHASHELGLDVDVWPARTDSAQCTAGRITWQSAAYDRAATRELVKAIRASAPGHIKLIFFNDPQLISEGLVTQYANHDNHLHVRYCEKVHGNALYDC; translated from the coding sequence ATGAGGAAGACGACCACACGCACGAACAGACCGCTGTTCCGTACGGCCGCGCTGATCGCCGCCGTGGCCGCCCTGATCCTGGGCCTGGGCGCACCGGCGAACGCCTACCCGCAGGCCGCCTTCCCGACCCAGAGCACCGGGAACAGGGGCACCGACGTGCTCGCGCTGCAGCACCTGCTGACCGGACAGGGCATCGCGGTGTCGGCGGACGGGATCTTCGGCCCCGCCACGAACATCGCGGTGCGTCAGTTCCAGACCGCCAAGGGCCTCGGCGTCGACGGCATCGTCGGCCCGCAGACCTGGGGCGCGCTGACCCCGACGATCCGGCAGGGCGACACCGGCGGTGCCGTCAGGGCCCTGCAGGCCGCGCTCAACGCCAAGCGCGGCGCCGGGCTCCCGGTCAGCGGCACCTTCGACGCCGCCACGACCTCGGCCGTACGGACCTTCCAGGGTCACGCCGGGATCGGCGTGGACGGCATCGTCGGCCCCGTCACCTGGAAGAACCTGCTCTGGCACTACGAGAACACCAGCTTCGGCAGCACGATGTGCGGCCAGAGCCCGGACGGCAACGCGAACGCCCACTGGGGCACGTCCGCGGCCGTCGCCCAACTGGAGGCCGCCGCCGCCTCCTTCGCCGGCACCGGCAACGGCAAGCTGCCGGTCGGCGACATCGGGTTCGAGCACGGCGGCGACATCCCGGGCCACGCCAGCCACGAGCTGGGCCTCGACGTCGACGTCTGGCCGGCGCGCACGGACTCGGCGCAGTGCACCGCGGGGCGGATCACCTGGCAGTCCGCCGCGTACGACCGGGCGGCGACCCGCGAACTGGTCAAAGCGATCCGCGCCTCGGCCCCCGGGCACATCAAGCTGATCTTCTTCAACGACCCGCAGTTGATCTCCGAGGGCCTCGTCACGCAGTACGCCAACCACGACAACCACCTGCACGTGCGCTACTGCGAGAAGGTCCACGGGAACGCGCTGTACGACTGCTGA
- a CDS encoding GNAT family N-acetyltransferase, whose amino-acid sequence MRVRDFRPEDADAVAEVQRAAVPFAVTTAESVRWNVASAPPEKRLRPLVAEVDGQIVGECTAHLIFDSSTPGQGAAQPHVHPGHTGRGVGTALLAAAEAHLAAQGATTVYTWVYDPERDFRFAERRGYHRGRTGRVLHLDLRAALPPRPEPAAGVELRAFADFDDPRPLYEADAEAALDEPSDTPVDAMAYEHWLDHTWREPLLDHDLTIAAVVDGEVAAFSLAETDGRGRYLSGMTGSRRAFRGRGLAKLAKHESLRRARAAGYTDAFTGNDGDNEPMLAINRWFGYELFLIETRCIKDL is encoded by the coding sequence GTGCGCGTACGGGACTTCCGGCCCGAGGACGCCGACGCCGTCGCCGAGGTGCAGCGCGCGGCCGTGCCGTTCGCCGTCACCACCGCCGAGTCGGTGCGCTGGAACGTGGCCTCCGCGCCGCCGGAGAAGCGGCTGCGGCCGCTGGTCGCCGAGGTCGACGGGCAGATCGTCGGCGAGTGCACGGCGCACCTCATCTTCGACAGCAGCACGCCGGGGCAGGGCGCCGCCCAGCCGCACGTGCACCCCGGGCACACCGGCCGCGGCGTCGGCACCGCGCTCCTCGCGGCGGCCGAGGCCCACCTCGCCGCGCAGGGCGCGACGACCGTCTACACCTGGGTGTACGACCCGGAGCGCGACTTCCGCTTCGCCGAGCGGCGCGGCTATCACCGGGGCCGCACCGGCCGGGTCCTCCACCTCGACCTGCGCGCTGCGCTCCCGCCGCGGCCGGAACCGGCGGCCGGCGTGGAGCTGCGCGCGTTCGCGGACTTCGACGATCCCCGGCCTCTGTACGAGGCCGACGCGGAAGCGGCCCTGGACGAACCGAGCGACACCCCGGTCGACGCCATGGCGTACGAGCACTGGCTCGACCACACCTGGCGCGAGCCGCTGCTCGACCACGACCTGACGATCGCCGCCGTGGTGGACGGTGAGGTGGCGGCGTTCTCCCTGGCCGAGACCGACGGGCGGGGGCGCTACCTGTCCGGGATGACCGGCAGCCGCCGGGCGTTCCGCGGCCGGGGGCTGGCGAAGCTCGCGAAGCACGAGTCGCTGCGGCGGGCACGGGCGGCCGGGTACACCGACGCCTTCACGGGCAACGACGGTGACAACGAGCCGATGCTCGCCATCAACCGCTGGTTCGGCTACGAGCTGTTCCTCATCGAGACGCGCTGCATCAAGGACCTCTGA
- a CDS encoding GntR family transcriptional regulator: MTIQIFVDQQAPEAPYEQVRAQISAQARGGVLPAGTKLPTVRGLAEQLGLAPNTVAKAYRALESDGVIETRGRHGSYVAAAGDAAHREAAAAAQVYAQRAQRLGLDHGTALTAVEEALRAAYADA, translated from the coding sequence GTGACCATCCAGATTTTCGTCGATCAGCAGGCGCCCGAGGCCCCGTACGAGCAGGTGCGCGCCCAGATCTCCGCCCAGGCGCGCGGCGGCGTGCTGCCCGCCGGCACCAAGCTGCCCACCGTGCGGGGCCTCGCCGAGCAGTTGGGCCTCGCACCGAACACCGTCGCCAAGGCGTACCGCGCACTGGAGAGCGACGGGGTGATCGAGACCCGCGGTCGGCACGGCAGCTACGTGGCCGCCGCGGGCGACGCCGCACACCGGGAGGCGGCCGCGGCGGCACAGGTGTACGCGCAGCGGGCGCAGCGCCTCGGACTCGACCACGGAACCGCGCTGACCGCGGTGGAAGAGGCGCTGCGCGCCGCATACGCCGACGCGTAG